One Stenotrophomonas sp. SAU14A_NAIMI4_5 DNA segment encodes these proteins:
- the rplB gene encoding 50S ribosomal protein L2, with protein MPLMKFKPTSPGRRSAVRVVTPDLHKGAPHAALVESQSRSGGRNHHGRITVRHVGGGAKQHYRIIDFKRNKLGIPARVERIEYDPNRTAHIALLCYVDGERRYIIAPKGLKAGDQVIAGSDAPIKAGNTLPLRNIPVGTTIHCIELKPGKGAQIARAAGAAVQLVAREGIYATLRLRSGEMRKVPVECCATIGEVGNDEHSLEKLGKAGAKRWRGVRPTVRGAAMNPVDHPHGGGEAKAGQGNPHPVTPWGVPTKGYKTRHNKRTQQFIVRDRRG; from the coding sequence ATGCCATTGATGAAATTCAAGCCCACTTCCCCCGGCCGCCGTTCGGCCGTGCGCGTGGTTACCCCCGACCTGCACAAGGGTGCTCCGCACGCCGCGCTGGTCGAGTCGCAGAGCCGCTCGGGTGGTCGTAACCACCATGGCCGCATCACCGTGCGTCACGTCGGTGGTGGTGCCAAGCAGCACTACCGCATCATCGACTTCAAGCGCAACAAGCTGGGCATCCCGGCGCGCGTGGAACGCATCGAATACGATCCGAACCGCACCGCCCACATCGCCCTGCTGTGCTACGTCGACGGCGAGCGTCGTTACATCATCGCCCCGAAGGGCCTGAAGGCTGGTGATCAGGTGATCGCTGGTTCGGACGCCCCGATCAAGGCGGGTAACACCCTGCCGCTGCGCAACATCCCGGTCGGTACCACCATCCACTGCATCGAACTGAAGCCCGGCAAGGGCGCTCAGATCGCCCGCGCCGCTGGTGCGGCCGTGCAGCTGGTTGCCCGCGAAGGCATCTACGCCACCCTGCGCCTGCGCTCGGGTGAAATGCGTAAGGTTCCGGTCGAGTGCTGCGCCACCATCGGCGAAGTCGGCAACGACGAGCACAGCCTGGAAAAGCTGGGCAAGGCCGGTGCCAAGCGTTGGCGCGGCGTCCGCCCGACCGTTCGTGGTGCTGCCATGAACCCGGTTGACCACCCGCACGGTGGTGGTGAGGCCAAGGCCGGCCAGGGTAATCCGCATCCGGTCACCCCGTGGGGTGTCCCGACCAAGGGTTACAAGACGCGCCATAACAAGCGCACTCAGCAGTTCATCGTCCGCGATCGTAGGGGCTAA
- the rpsC gene encoding 30S ribosomal protein S3, translated as MGHKVHPIGIRLGISKDWNSKWYANKAEFAGYLAADLKVREMLRKKLAQAGISKILIERPAKTARVTIHTARPGVVIGKRGEDIEKLRKEVSEMMGVPAHINVTEVRKPELDAQLVAESIAQQLERRIMFRRAMKRSVGNAMRLGALGIKVNVGGRLNGAEIARSEWYREGRVPLHTLRADIDYGFAEAKTTYGIIGIKVWIYKGEVFDFSQVGQEKQDDTPSRNDRHDRGDRGDRQRPAREAR; from the coding sequence ATGGGTCATAAAGTTCATCCGATTGGTATCCGCCTCGGCATTTCCAAGGACTGGAACTCCAAGTGGTACGCCAACAAGGCCGAGTTCGCTGGTTACCTGGCAGCCGACCTGAAAGTGCGCGAAATGCTGCGCAAGAAGCTGGCTCAGGCCGGCATCAGCAAGATCCTGATCGAGCGTCCGGCCAAGACCGCTCGCGTGACGATCCACACCGCCCGTCCGGGCGTGGTGATCGGCAAGCGCGGTGAGGACATCGAGAAGCTGCGCAAGGAAGTGAGCGAGATGATGGGCGTCCCGGCGCACATCAACGTCACCGAAGTGCGCAAGCCGGAACTGGACGCTCAGCTCGTTGCCGAGTCGATCGCCCAGCAGCTGGAGCGTCGCATCATGTTCCGCCGCGCCATGAAGCGCTCGGTTGGCAACGCGATGCGCCTGGGTGCCCTGGGCATCAAGGTCAACGTCGGTGGCCGCCTCAACGGTGCAGAAATCGCCCGTTCGGAGTGGTACCGCGAAGGCCGCGTGCCGCTGCACACCCTGCGTGCCGACATCGACTATGGCTTCGCTGAAGCCAAGACGACCTACGGCATCATCGGCATCAAGGTCTGGATCTACAAGGGCGAGGTCTTCGATTTCTCCCAGGTTGGCCAGGAAAAGCAGGACGACACC
- the rplV gene encoding 50S ribosomal protein L22 yields the protein MEAKAILRTARISPQKARLVADQVRGLPAERAVNLLKFSDKKAAHLIKKVVESAIANAENNQGADVDELKVQTIMVDEGPTLKRFMARAKGRGTRILKRTSHITVVVGAAK from the coding sequence ATGGAAGCGAAAGCCATCCTGCGCACTGCGCGCATCTCCCCGCAGAAGGCTCGTCTGGTCGCTGACCAGGTGCGCGGTCTGCCGGCCGAACGTGCGGTCAACCTGCTGAAGTTCTCGGACAAGAAGGCTGCCCACCTGATCAAGAAGGTGGTGGAGTCGGCTATTGCAAATGCCGAGAACAACCAGGGCGCCGACGTCGACGAGCTGAAGGTTCAGACCATCATGGTTGATGAAGGTCCGACCCTGAAGCGTTTCATGGCGCGGGCGAAAGGCCGCGGTACCCGCATCCTCAAGCGCACCAGCCACATCACTGTGGTTGTGGGCGCCGCCAAGTAA
- the rpsS gene encoding 30S ribosomal protein S19: MARSLKKGPFVDHHLVAKVAAAAGSKRPVKTWSRRSMILPDMVGVTIAVHNGKNHIPVLVNENMVGHKLGEFAITRTFKGHGGDKKSGK, translated from the coding sequence ATGGCACGTTCACTCAAGAAGGGCCCGTTTGTCGATCACCACCTGGTTGCTAAGGTGGCTGCCGCTGCGGGTAGCAAGCGTCCGGTCAAGACCTGGTCGCGTCGTTCGATGATCCTGCCTGACATGGTAGGCGTCACCATTGCCGTGCATAACGGCAAGAACCACATCCCGGTTCTCGTCAACGAGAACATGGTCGGCCACAAGCTCGGCGAATTTGCCATCACCCGGACCTTCAAGGGTCACGGTGGTGACAAGAAGTCGGGTAAGTAA